DNA from Lasioglossum baleicum unplaced genomic scaffold, iyLasBale1 scaffold1894, whole genome shotgun sequence:
TAAAGATCAGAGAAATCGACATCGTAGTCACGGCAATATCACTGTTCGTGGTGGGTAAATTGGAAAAGATCGATTACAGTTTGCCACTGGACTTTGAGCTGTGGTGTCCGGTGGTGCCGATTACGTACAGGTACAACAGCATGAAGTATCGAGCTCTCATTGGCATAGTGATCAATTGCATCGTTGTCCTGGTATTCTGGGGTATATCGAGACTTTTAAAATTCGACTCGCACTCGTGGCAGCCGCTGAGGATCTTTGCCCTGCTGATTTCCTCCACGATATCGCTGAAGCTACGAGGGACCAAGGAGAGATTCGTGTTTTTCAACGTGATGATGGCATCTTCGATGTTCTCCACTGCTCTCTACTCGGATCTGACCACCGTCAGCATGAGGAACAGGATCCAGACGGATTACAAGAGTTACAAGGAGTTGGACGAGTCCGGACTCATGCCTGCCGTCTACGATGTGCTGATGAACGTCACGTTTCTCGGCGACGACGAATCGTTTCTCTCGCTGAAGAGGAAGGCGATCTCGATCGGCAGGATAGGCGATTGTTTGGTGTACTTGCTGCGACACAGGAACATTACCTGTTTCGTTCCGTCGAATGCAGCGAACATAGCCATTAACGAGGAAGCACGACGAGGCTCTGTTGCAATGAAAATTTGCAAGGAACTCTGCTACGCGAAGCCACCGGTCGCGTACTTCATGAGCAAACACACGCCGTACAGGGATCGGATAGTGGAGATCATAATGCGTCTGCATATCGCGGGTATCTGGAGGAAATGGCACCTCGACTACATCGGGAAGTCCTCGATGAAGCGACCTCGCGACGTGAAGGTCAACAGTTTGTACAATTCCTCGGTCACGTGGAATCTGCTTTTCATCCTCGGCGGTGGCTTCTCCGTGTCGCTTCTCATCTTCCTTGGAGAAATCTTGATCCATGGAATAAACGGGAATGGGAAGAAAGCGAGGCGTTTTTGAAGAAAGCAAAAGATTGTTGGATGTACCGTAGCTGATGTAACGTAAATTCGGAGTCGCGTGATCACGATTGTTCTCAACGGGAATGGGTGATCGAATTTTTCATCGAGCTCGTCGGTTTTCCCGTGCCGTTCGTTTCGCACTTGTTGAACGCGAGCCTTTGcttagaaatatttaaacaatctaATATTAGGACGAAGTTAATGATCCTGTACTTCAGCTGTGTCTTGAAATGCCAACTTATTTTCAGCATGTTTGACCGCATTGCGTTGCCGTAAGATCCGTCTATGAAACCGAGGTGTACCCCAGCGAATGAAACACCCGATATTGATAATCCACTAGCGATTATCTCGTTCAATTAATCGCACCGGTCTATCCGTTCGATAAAGCCGAACGAAATAGCGAAGCGTTCAAAAATCGATACCTATATTAATTCCTGTTACCAACCAATCCCGACACCGGAATATCGAAAGAtgtcagccgtaaatccatcgATGCGGATATTTTCAATTAGCCGTGATAAAATATCACGCACGCCTAGAATCTCCGCTTTCTCCGCGTATATCTAAGTAACTCGAGAATGTAAGAGAGACTCGCTTGGTCCTCTGGTTGCAATGAATAAAGAATGAGAAAAGGCAAAAAGGTAATTAACGAACGGTATCCGGGGCGTATACTTTTTCTCCCGAAGAGGCAAAAACGCGGCAATTTCCGAATGATGCGCGCGATAAACAAGCTGTCGTGCGAGTTCCATGCAAATTACGGTTCTCGATCCTGCGAAGTCTCAGACGCAGCTacttaaagagagagagagagagagagagagagagagagagagagagagagagagagagagagagggaacgcAATTTTAGCCTGGGACGATAAATTTCGTGGTTCCACGGAAGCCAAATAAATGCCTACGAAAACGCAGTCCGGGCGTACCGTGGTCGTAGGGTATGGTCCCCTTTTTTCTCTCCTTCGGGCCTTCTCTGTCGCATATCTTCCCTTCTATCCCTTCGCTCGTCGCTTTTTCCCCCCGTTCCATTTCCTGCCGCTACCCCCACTGGGAGTTCCGTCTCCCGCTGCGAGGCCACGCAGCAAGTAGTCAGTGTACGATCAGTGTCGGACCGACCGGCAACGTGTGTACGCGGTGGAGCTACGGCTTACCCTCACGGTTTATTTCGAACTTCGTTCGAGTTGCACGAGGTGAAaagagagagcgcgagagagatTGCGTgtgtgaaagagagaaagagcgagagaaaaGTAGAACGATATAACTCGGTGCCATCGAATGGAATTCTGCTCGTTCCTAGATCTAACGACACTGCTACGCGTAGAGGATTGAGGTGAGCGGGCATGATCAACGATGGATCGTAACACGGACACGTGTTGACGACACACTCCTGTTGAATCGCCACCCACGCTTTCTGTTCACGCTTATTGTCTTCCTCCCCGCTTTCTCCCACACCCGTAGCCGCCGGTTTCCACGCCGCGGCGACACGCCGCGACGCTTGCGGCCGCTTTGACTTTATTTTTGATGTTGCCCACCTCGAACCACGATCCCGGCTGAACGCGCGGCGAAATTCGTGCGATCCGAGTTCACGTGCTAGCCTCAGCGACGTCGCTGCTTTTCCATCCACGAGTTCCCGTGCAACGAGACCACCAACGCCAACGTCGTTGCTAAGTGACGAAGAGAAACGGGAACGTCGCTGTCGCCTCGACCCGAGTCCCGCCGGTGTAAAAAATTATGTAACCACGTAGGAAGAGAAGGCAGGAGGATAAGCAGCGTCTCAGTAAGTCGTGCGAGATGATTCCTTCGTCAACGAAGAAGGGACGCTTGTTGCATGCggtaatctcgttaaaattctAACCTCCAGTTTCCCGCCCCGAACCCGCGAGATCTCGGCTGTTTAAAATGTCGCGAGTCTAGCCTCTCGCCGTTCCATCACGGGGATTAACACCGCGATGATCCTCGGCTCGGGCCCAGTGGCTTTTTGTTCTATTTACAACCAGCTTTCGCGGCGCGATCCTCAAAATTCCGCGGAAATTTACGAGCGGCGAGCTCTCTCCGCTCGTAGAGCTCGGCGATGTCTCTCGGTCACCTGCGTTCATCGTCTGTGTAAACGAGGATCGACGCGTGCCGCCGAAGTTTCCGATCAGTTTCGAAATATTATTCGGAAATTCGTTATACCACCTCGGCACGTGAACGTTTTTCCGCGAAGCTCGTACACGGGGTCGTTTCACTCGCGATAATTATCCCCTTCCCCGGTCATCACATGACGAACAACAGTTTCGCATGTCACGACTCGCTTTCGCAACTTGTAAATTGACCGCAGGGTGGTTCGGCCTGGAAATTTCACGGCAACGCAACTACGGGCTCGATATTCCACTTCCTCGTGTTTCTACCCTCCGGCTGAATTTCCCCTATGCATTTCGCGTATTCCAGTCCCGATCTATACACCGTGCCCCGGCAGCGGGAACTTTTCCTCGGGCTATTGAAATTCGAAAGTGTAAATTTAACTCCGGCAGTCGCCGTGTCTCCATTTTATTTATTCCTTTACGAATCGCCACCGTGGATTCTTCCGATCCTCCCCCGGGGCCCCGACCGATTGTTTATCGCCGGTAATTTTGGAACGGACTATACTCGTTTCTAGAGCTCCGTTCTCTCACGTGTCGGAGATACCATCGTAGACGCGTAATAGCAGTTTAGCaaagttttttctttttttctcgtcGATCCTTCCGACTGAATAGACTATAAGATAAACACGAGCGCTCGGATCATCGGGAGGCATATTTAATGCTGTTTTCGCCGTACATTAGTAAAAAGATGAAGCAGCAATCATGGTATATAACGTAGAACCACCGTGTGCAGTGGTCGAGATCGATAATAATCGTCGTGAAGCGGCATTGACACGCTTTTGTCCGTCTCGCTCAGCCAGGACTCGCATGAATTTCTAGAACAGATAAAATGCCATCGAGATGCGAAATATACCGGCATCGATCACTTCCCGGAAAGCTTTACGATCCTCTTTGAACTTTTCATCCTGCCCTATAGCCGATTAAATTCCATGTTGGCGTAGCGAAATCTTTGCAATGTGCCCTCTTCCGTTCGCCCTTTCGCAATTAAGGAAACGCTTAGTTGCGTGCCCCCCCGGATGTAAGTAGAAACGTTGAATAATCCTAGGAGTGGAAGTTGAAGATTGTTGCAAATTAGCAGAAAAGGATTACGTTAATGGACGTTACGTTTTCCCTATTTTCCTTTTCACCCTATCGAGAACGTGGAAATGATAACGTCTTGAAAATTTATCTCGCTCTTCCTGTAACGTAATACACGCACTCGAAAATCGGGAGAACTCTCCTTGAGAAACAGATTATAATAATTTCTCCCGGTATCGCGGGAAGGtagattattttctttcttctcagCTTTTCGCTGAGCCGAAAATTATCGAAAGTTCGATAATTTGGATCTGATGTGTGTTTCGTTACTCGGCGATCctaccatgcttatattaaaaaACCTGTCGTCGAATTATTCCGCTTTCTTTATCATCCATTGTCTGGCTCGTAAAGGTATGCTTCGCCGCGAAATCGGGTAAAAAGTTCAGCATCTCCCGTAGAACTCGCTCATAAGCAACCACAGTGACGTGATCTTACTTATACCGAGGATTTGCACACACCCCCGAATCTCTTTTATTCCTCATTTCACGTTCATGCGGGAAAATAAGTGCTGGCCAGAGACTATAAATCTGTTATTACACCTTTTATGTGCAGGCATCCTAGTGCATTTTATGTCTCGAGGTTGAAAACAGAAGCTTCCCTCTCTGTCTCGTACAGATCTTGCTCCTTCGTTGAATTACTTTGAAAATACCTCGACCGACCTTGCGAAAACAACAACGCGAAGAATTAAtctatgaaattaataaaaaaataaattactgCGAAGTGACTCGGCTTTAGCTTAGACTGCGACCTCGTGCAGTTGATGAAGGCTATTCGATGCTCGTAAGGACTACCTCTTACTACGAAAATTTCGCTGACAATATCTGGCTAAAGCAACGAGAAAAATCGATGAAAAATAGCGTATAACATTCTCGAGAATCAAATTCGTCGAGCGATCGAGAACACGAACACGAGAATACCCGGTCTAAACTGACACCTCGAGCTCGAGGCCCGAGGAACGCTGGCTTTCGATTGGTTTTGATTCAAGGGAAATACCGTGCTCATTATACGCGACCGGACCGATACATCATATGCATATAGAGGACCGCGAATATTGGCGTCGGTTCAATCAGATCAATTATTGCTTCTGTACTTGCAATATTCGGCGACATGGCGTAACGCTTTATTTGGTTCGGAGACAGACACTTCGGGCTGATTTCAGAGCCCGTCGTCATTACCATCCGTCACCAGTGCCGTCGAACGACACATTTTATCATCTTTATGATTCATTTGtttagaaatatttttctcatCGGCTCGTAACGAATTTTGGCACGCGATATGTCCCTTTGAGCGTGTCGGTCCGTGCGCGTGAATTTCACGCGTTTTACCCGTTTGATCTTCACGCGTGTTCTAAATTATTCATTTACGACTATTGTAAATTATACGGAAACCCGCTCGTTACTCTTGACATTTTACTCGGCTCGATAATTCGATGGAAAGTTTTCACGATCGGATCGAATGCTGGGTCAGCAACGACGCAACGGCTTTCCGAATTATTCGAACATGGCGTAGCGGTCAGTTTTATTATTCCACTGTAACGTACACCTGACGTTACAATACCTCGAGCGATGTCCTTCCACTCGAATTTGCCCGTATGTTTGTGTCCTTCGCCGTAACGATTTTCCTCCGTACCCCGAATACTGTATAATTATTCTCCCCAATTTCTCTCAATTTATATGCGAATACCGGTAAATTCGAGCAAAGGATTTCTTCAAAAAGCAGACAAGCTACCGGAATAATTATCCTGAGCGAATATTTCGAGTGGATTGACCTAAACTAGAAAAATGGCGCGGAGAATCTCTCTCGGTCTCTCGGGGAacgataaataaaaaaagaaatagcagGTTTACGCACCGTAGAACCGTAGAACCGGGAAATTTTGCTAAAAATACGCCAAGTTAATCAGAAGTTGGTTgcgtaacaaatatttatttctttctgTCCCATATTATGAGCCATTACATAACGATTTCAAAGCGTGAGACAGAAGAAGGTCCGCATGACAAAGTAGCGAAAGATCGCATTAAGCACGCCACCAGATGACCCCCTCGGCGTGTTTAATTTCTGCTTAACGTCGTTAGCTTTGTTCCCTTTACGTTCGCCGTTACCCTGTTCGTATCCGTTAGCCCGTCATCTTAAAACGTCATCCGAGCCGCGAACAGAGGAACACGGAACACGATACTTCCCTCGCGAATTTTCCTACCCGGTTCGTTCACCGTTGCCCGAGACGTTTCCCTAAGACTTTGTTACGCGAGAAATTCGAGGAAAAATGGGCCCGCTCGTTCTCGGCAGGAACCCGCGATGTCAACGACGCAAATTCTTGCGGTCATTTCGAAGCACCGAGACACTGAATTTTCTCACGTACGTTTCGTGCCAGCCAACGAAGTCGGGAAACGTCTGTTTATTCGAGGAGAGCTCCCCGGCTTTTGGCCATTGTATTTATACCGTCCAACCAAAACAGACGGACTGCATACATCAGCGTTTAAAACACAGCGGTTCGAGAAACAAAAGGGCGGGGGCGAGGGCGGGAGAGGCTCTGCTGGCCGGGGGTCTGGTTAACGTTGCTGGAATTACGAATTATTCCGTGTAATTATCGAAGTCGACGAAAGGCGCGCGGATTCCGAGGAATCTCTGCGTTTCGTATCTCGGAAAGTGGCCGTTTAGCTGCAGACGCTTTCGATTTATTTACCGACTGATACGCTCTCGATCGTTTTTCTTCCTGATAGATAATATACAACCGCGATAATTCGCGTTTTCGGAATCAGAAGCTCTCCGAGAGCGTGTTTGCAACCGGCGTTCTAAATAATTCCGCGTGCGGATCTTAAGAGCTTCGGAAATCCTACGTGCGGGATTTTTATCGCGCGGCCAATGGGGTGCCATCGTTGAGAAATATTTTGTTCGAACTGCTTGTTATTTCGTAGAAATTTCGGCGCAGCGATAAAAGCACGCCGAGGATTTCGGTCGATTTTATTTGAACGCTTTTAAATAATGTGTCACGACGTGATAAAATTCCCCGCTGTTCTGCATTCCTTTTATACGTTTCCAGAAATTAATATCCTCCCCGGGATTTTACTTTTATTCAAAACTTCTCGGTTCTCCTGGAATATTCTTCTAGCGTTTCCTGAAATTCGTCGAACGCACGAACGAGGAGACAAAATTTGCGCAGGGACGGCGTTACTGTGAACACCCGGGACGGGCAAGAAGAGCCGTGTAACGTCGCGGGTTTAATcaggaaaaagagaaaaggaaaaagagaaaaaaaaacgcgCCGCGTGCCACGCAATTGTCGTAGGTCGTcgagaaattatttaaaaatacaacTACCACAGGAACCTATTTCTGGCGAAGACTGGCCGGCCGATCGCTCGAGTTCGAGGCTCATCGTCTCGGGTTGGGCCGAGTTTACGCACGCGATCTGCACTGACACGTGTCCACGTTCTACTCGGTGTCAATCGCCTATTAACGTTGCCCTGTCTTCTCAATTTACCAGGGAGCTACGTGGATCGATTTGTCGGATACGCGAGAGATACCTGTCACCGGCAAATTGATCGATTCGTTTCAGTTTTATTTCAAACGCGGCCGGTGTTCTTACGGTCCGTCCTCTCCCGGTTCCTCTTGTTTGTCCGTGAAATTGATCCGAATTCATCGCGCTTAGAGTTTTCGGGCAGCCGTAATTAATACGTTCGATAATTTCTGGCGCGTCTCCAATCGACCATTTCGTATCTCGCAATTAGCCGACGTCCTCTTGGACTTCGTGGCGTCTCGCACCGGCCGATGCTCTGGAGATTTAATCGCGAGCTAATAACCCGCTGACACGTGAAAATATACGGCCGGGAATTTTCACAATTCACCGATTCGTGTTCCAACGACTCCCAAGATTAACAAGACCGGTATCGATAGGTCATTCGCACCCTCGGCGATAGATAAATATCGATCGGGCGTACGGTGCGACAATTACGAGACTCGAGTTTATAATCACGGCGTAGAATGTTGCGAAGACACGGCGTGATAACTTTGACGCCGGGATTATTATACCTGCTGCTAATTTTACATGCTGCCAACAATCGCCGCCTCGAGCCTTGTACGTTACCCTATTTATTTCCCTCCGAAGCATATCGAGTTGACTAAAACGGTGTCATAACGTGGACAGCAACTTTGCTGTCGAACCGGCTACCTCGTGTAAAGCGATGTACCACAGCAAAGTTATATTTGTCCTGCTTCTAAAAAACTTTCCCAACTCAAGCAAAAGTTTCACAGTTTTGCACGCGTGTCTCTATTCCTgctaacaaatttttaacaccGCGTTGTCTTGAAGGCGGAAAAAGAAACGGAGAAAATTATCGATCTTGTTACCGCAAATATTCATTATACCCGCGTCAATCGATCGATTCGCGTTGAACGTGATCTATTTAGCTACTCGGTCACGAGACACCCGAGCTCGCTAAAAGCCAAACAGGATTTCCGCTACCTTTTGTACCCTTCCATCGTGATCGAGTCTCGATATCCGATCGGCTGGCTGATCCATTTAAAACCGCCTTAGTGCACGAACGATCCGTGACTGGCCCGACTGTCTGACCACTGTTGACTTTTCTACTACGAATCCGGTATATAGGCCGATAATAAATCGGCGTTCGGGAACGATCGCCGATAAGAAGTGCGCATTCAGCCGGCAACAATGACGTTCTTGTCAGTCAGTCATTATTTTCGCCAATGCGAATCCGCCGGCGAGCAAACAAACCCTCAGATTTTCGGATCCCAGTCTATTCCAAGACGACGTCCGTGTATTTCCGCTTGTCTTCGACCGTTCAGAGCGAGAATAGCATCGACGGGAATTTAGGAACgctgtaacttcgtgtttcgcGGTTATATTCGACGGTAGGTCCCATAAACTCCTCTGCCATCCACGACGATCAATCATCTgtgcagagagagagggagagagagagaaagagagaggagagaaagagaactagggagagagagagcgagacgaCGAAGAAACGGTAGGAGGGAGATGGAAGCGTCGCGATGACGATAAATCGATGGACATTTCGTTTCGAGCGTCGTTGTTTCGCTGTTGCTCATCTGGCAATTTTTTCCTCGCCCCCTGGGAAGCGAAATCGTCCTGGCCTCTCTTCGTTCCGATTTTTCTTCAGTTCCCCATTTTTCGAAGGCGGCCAGTCGAAGAAGACGTCGTCGATCTCGTGGAACACGAGTGATTTACCGATCGGTTTCTCTCGGAAAGACGAATTGGACGTAAGGTGGACGGGATATTTGAGGATTTGGCTAACGAGTTAATTACGAAAGTCGCTGCTCGAAGCACAATGACGACGTTAAGAGGCTCGTTTCGGACTGGATCTCGCAACAAGCCACGATAGACCCTGAATCTGggccaaatattttttttctctctgccATTGTCACGTAAATTTTATTGTTCTTGTCTAGAGAGGGCACCGTCAGCCTCGACAAAAGTGGCTTTTCACCGCTTCCTTTGCGTTTACGACGCCGCCGGCTAGCTCGGATGCCTGTTGTAAAACGCATGTAACTGCGTTTCAGTAAATAGCCTATTCACGTGTCGGACTGTGAAAGATTCGCGAACGAAACTCGATACGTGCGAGTGAAATCGCGACCGGGTCCTGTCAGCGGCGG
Protein-coding regions in this window:
- the LOC143221089 gene encoding uncharacterized protein LOC143221089, translated to MPIPNSISNISMIARLLPIYLLTLQQINRSNYLPIIDRAIEDVLREVKLSNVQLMVHGCLASNFEIVESIYKTVVRVVPASYVSLNDSILEELPSFAVSRATLILYFYIAKGPPDLRQREDIVRAIASNDSRPKVLLITMLEEENSDFEALFNRAWDARFIDVTILEMSKLDGREVAMKIHRHNPFTNAYDQQPYVPGIEWFPNKLRNLHGYPLMVAKMKRPDFIWLPKNSTTKEPDVEIAKALASTMNFTFVLQHVDKNVFEQVKIREIDIVVTAISLFVVGKLEKIDYSLPLDFELWCPVVPITYRYNSMKYRALIGIVINCIVVLVFWGISRLLKFDSHSWQPLRIFALLISSTISLKLRGTKERFVFFNVMMASSMFSTALYSDLTTVSMRNRIQTDYKSYKELDESGLMPAVYDVLMNVTFLGDDESFLSLKRKAISIGRIGDCLVYLLRHRNITCFVPSNAANIAINEEARRGSVAMKICKELCYAKPPVAYFMSKHTPYRDRIVEIIMRLHIAGIWRKWHLDYIGKSSMKRPRDVKVNSLYNSSVTWNLLFILGGGFSVSLLIFLGEILIHGINGNGKKARRF